The Magnetococcales bacterium genome includes a region encoding these proteins:
- a CDS encoding anhydro-N-acetylmuramic acid kinase, with amino-acid sequence MNAPFLCVGLMSGTSADGIDAALVATDGTDRPRLLASLTHPLPEALKTEALAMLQPGDGEIDRLGELDRELGECFAAAALAVCRHAGREPKEVDCIGSHGQTIRHRPPRFTLQIASPSIIARRTGLTTVADFRPADVAAGGDGAPLTPLFHRVLFADEGTCLAVVNLGGIGNVTILRGHEDPRVAGDTGPANTLLDLLAQRESGGQAHCDKDGALAAQGVVSPAGLASLLADGYFARPFPKSTGREHFGAAYLEAFLGNFPDLSVVDRFATLTAFTAETVAKACRELAPPCPDKVVLCGGGARNPTLRRHLGERLACPVLSSEEVGVDPDSLEAQAFAWFAVRTLRGLPSSLPGATGAGHPAVLGAIHPGENWRELLGRLKNAF; translated from the coding sequence ATGAATGCACCATTTTTGTGCGTCGGACTGATGTCGGGAACCTCCGCCGATGGCATCGATGCCGCCCTGGTGGCCACGGATGGCACGGACCGGCCCCGATTGCTGGCCAGTCTCACCCATCCACTGCCCGAAGCCCTGAAAACCGAAGCCCTGGCCATGTTGCAACCGGGTGACGGGGAGATCGACCGTCTGGGTGAACTCGACCGGGAGTTGGGTGAATGTTTCGCCGCTGCGGCTCTCGCCGTCTGTCGCCACGCAGGACGTGAGCCGAAGGAGGTGGACTGCATCGGCAGTCATGGACAAACCATCCGACACCGTCCGCCCCGTTTCACCCTGCAAATCGCCTCCCCATCGATCATCGCCCGACGCACGGGCCTCACCACAGTGGCCGATTTCCGGCCCGCCGACGTGGCCGCCGGAGGCGATGGCGCACCCTTGACGCCGTTGTTCCATCGGGTGCTGTTTGCCGACGAGGGGACCTGCCTGGCCGTGGTCAATCTGGGGGGGATCGGCAACGTGACCATTCTCCGGGGGCATGAGGATCCTCGCGTGGCGGGGGACACGGGTCCGGCCAACACCCTGCTCGATCTGCTTGCCCAACGGGAGAGCGGTGGACAGGCGCACTGCGACAAAGACGGTGCGCTGGCTGCCCAAGGCGTTGTTTCTCCGGCGGGACTGGCATCCCTGCTGGCCGATGGCTATTTTGCGCGGCCTTTTCCCAAGTCGACGGGGCGGGAGCATTTCGGAGCGGCCTATCTGGAGGCTTTTTTGGGGAACTTTCCGGATCTTTCCGTGGTGGATCGTTTTGCCACCCTGACCGCTTTCACGGCGGAGACGGTGGCCAAGGCCTGTCGGGAGCTGGCCCCCCCCTGTCCGGACAAGGTGGTGCTTTGCGGCGGGGGAGCGCGCAATCCGACCTTGCGGCGTCATCTGGGGGAGCGTCTGGCCTGCCCGGTGCTGTCGAGCGAAGAGGTGGGAGTGGATCCCGATTCGCTGGAGGCCCAGGCCTTTGCCTGGTTTGCGGTGCGCACCCTGCGGGGACTGCCCTCTTCCCTGCCCGGCGCGACGGGGGCCGGGCATCCGGCGGTGCTGGGAGCCATTCATCCGGGAGAGAACTGGCGGGAGTTGCTCGGGCGACTGAAAAACGCCTTTTAA
- a CDS encoding cytochrome c family protein, producing the protein MKKFTLLLVGLLAFLPLVQAAEKPALSRISSKECGQCHTRIYRQWSGSVHARSTALQDAIHAFMYKAVMGDPTQEDLKDKAGNYPVCLQCHAPVAAREGKTKLDGDALYDEGVNCVTCHTMERHLGVKTPEGALRPGAKAYAFSSEALQGPNGAPHGQAAVVAPGSDGNAPTTNPYSHVANPALFKSSGVCLGCHELLMNPQGVPVCTIGDKLLAGESPPTCQSCHMPVVDGVADHSMPGGHEAAMVKSAVNVAVSLRTEGESILATVSLENTILHTFPNGAPFRNVRLQVSGLDAGGNVVWKNPADDPNAVLMLKLVDEAGQPAMPMAASRVAADTRLQPGETRTLTYTLPAKEVVLVRAELFHNLVTKPMLEKLGESAPEEARKPVLAGSSEARPQ; encoded by the coding sequence GGCGGAGAAGCCGGCATTGTCTCGGATCTCTTCCAAGGAGTGTGGTCAGTGCCACACCCGGATATACCGGCAATGGTCGGGTTCCGTTCATGCCCGCAGCACCGCCCTCCAGGACGCCATCCACGCCTTTATGTACAAGGCTGTCATGGGGGATCCCACACAGGAGGATCTGAAAGACAAGGCGGGCAACTATCCGGTCTGCCTGCAATGCCACGCCCCGGTGGCGGCCAGGGAGGGCAAAACCAAGCTGGATGGCGATGCCCTTTACGATGAGGGGGTCAACTGCGTCACCTGCCACACCATGGAGCGTCATCTCGGGGTCAAGACGCCGGAAGGTGCGTTGCGTCCCGGAGCCAAGGCGTATGCCTTCTCTTCGGAAGCCTTGCAAGGTCCAAACGGCGCTCCCCATGGTCAAGCGGCGGTTGTGGCGCCCGGATCGGACGGCAATGCCCCGACCACCAACCCCTATTCTCATGTGGCCAACCCGGCTCTGTTCAAGAGTTCCGGGGTTTGCCTGGGCTGTCATGAACTGCTGATGAATCCCCAGGGGGTGCCGGTCTGCACCATCGGCGACAAGCTGCTGGCCGGGGAGTCGCCTCCTACCTGTCAGTCGTGTCACATGCCGGTGGTGGATGGTGTGGCGGATCATTCCATGCCGGGCGGTCACGAGGCCGCCATGGTGAAAAGCGCGGTGAATGTGGCTGTTTCCCTTCGCACCGAGGGTGAATCGATCCTGGCCACGGTTTCATTGGAGAACACCATTCTGCACACCTTCCCCAACGGAGCGCCTTTCCGCAACGTGCGTTTGCAGGTTTCCGGGCTGGATGCCGGGGGCAATGTGGTTTGGAAGAATCCGGCCGATGATCCGAATGCGGTGTTGATGCTGAAGCTGGTGGATGAAGCCGGTCAGCCGGCCATGCCCATGGCGGCCAGCCGGGTTGCCGCCGATACCCGTTTGCAACCGGGGGAGACCCGCACCCTGACCTACACGCTTCCGGCCAAGGAGGTGGTGTTGGTGCGGGCGGAGTTGTTCCATAATCTGGTGACCAAACCGATGTTGGAGAAGCTGGGCGAGTCGGCTCCCGAAGAGGCCAGAAAGCCGGTCCTGGCCGGGAGTTCGGAAGCCAGACCGCAGTGA